The following are encoded together in the Salinibacterium sp. UTAS2018 genome:
- a CDS encoding C45 family peptidase, translated as MTGTTPTIIRIDSVDAFQRGLSRGLDTAEALRQGVEIYLDLFETSGIPRAEVQKHGEQAVVVTEAWSADLADEMRGVASGSKIPLWKIGALNARTEILSRSVGAKPGECSTVVNAAGNPVSAQTWDWHEELSAFWHLQQVSGTPRNFVGLTEHGILSKIGINDAGVGIMLNILGHTADRPDGVPVHLVGARVLAEASTLAEAVRILSTAPVSTSSAITVVSPEGAVIVELNPEGAAVLQPVDGVLVHTNHFVDPVLSKGEKLGLYDPDTQARYDVLVERVAANPLPAVARDLLPYLLSEPGDAAQLCCVPAPGAVFGDRWATLATVTLDAVARTMTVSAGSPKDVGTAATVQLMAVSA; from the coding sequence ATGACCGGCACGACACCCACCATCATCCGCATCGATTCAGTGGATGCGTTTCAGCGCGGGCTCTCTCGCGGGCTCGACACCGCCGAGGCGCTGCGTCAGGGAGTCGAGATCTACCTCGACCTGTTCGAGACCTCGGGCATCCCTCGCGCCGAGGTGCAGAAGCACGGCGAGCAAGCCGTCGTGGTCACCGAAGCGTGGAGCGCCGATCTCGCTGATGAGATGCGCGGCGTTGCCTCAGGGAGCAAGATTCCGCTGTGGAAGATCGGGGCGCTCAACGCCCGCACCGAGATCCTGTCTCGCTCGGTCGGCGCAAAGCCGGGCGAATGTTCCACGGTCGTGAACGCCGCGGGCAACCCGGTGAGCGCCCAGACGTGGGACTGGCACGAAGAGCTCTCTGCCTTCTGGCACCTGCAGCAAGTCTCGGGCACCCCGCGCAATTTTGTGGGGCTCACCGAGCACGGCATCCTCAGCAAGATCGGCATTAACGATGCTGGCGTGGGCATCATGCTCAATATTCTCGGCCACACCGCCGACCGACCGGATGGCGTACCCGTTCACTTGGTCGGCGCGCGCGTGCTTGCCGAAGCCTCCACGCTCGCCGAGGCCGTGCGGATCCTCAGCACCGCTCCGGTCAGCACCTCGAGCGCGATCACGGTTGTCAGCCCCGAGGGTGCCGTAATTGTGGAGCTGAACCCCGAAGGCGCCGCGGTTCTGCAGCCCGTTGACGGTGTGCTGGTACACACCAATCACTTTGTGGATCCCGTACTCAGCAAGGGCGAGAAGCTCGGCCTCTATGACCCCGACACTCAAGCGCGCTACGACGTACTCGTCGAACGAGTCGCCGCAAACCCGCTTCCCGCGGTCGCTCGCGACCTACTGCCCTACCTGCTCTCGGAGCCCGGCGATGCCGCCCAGCTGTGCTGCGTGCCGGCTCCCGGCGCTGTCTTCGGCGACCGCTGGGCCACGCTCGCCACCGTGACGCTGGATGCCGTTGCCCGCACCATGACCGTCTCCGCCGGTTCGCCAAAGGACGTCGGCACCGCGGCGACCGTTCAATTGATGGCGGTGAGCGCTTAG
- a CDS encoding ABC transporter ATP-binding protein, translated as MTTPAIIVTSLTKTFPTGPKKRMTALDAVSLTIDKGSCLAVVGESGSGKTTLARIIVGLETPDSGEVSVNGEPVAPRANRKELRRRARDIQMVFQDPQSSLNRRLPVRVAVDEVLRAHADLSGPARRERCAELFTLVGLETRFMDALPSELSGGQKQRVAIARALAANPSVIVLDESVAALDVTVQAQILELLAELRVSQGLTYLFITHDLSVVQMIADQVVVMRKGTIVERGTTTEVLTAPQHPYTRLLLACAPRPGWKPQRGMIAKLREEIAS; from the coding sequence ATGACCACGCCAGCAATCATCGTAACCAGCTTGACCAAGACGTTTCCCACCGGCCCCAAGAAGCGCATGACGGCGCTCGATGCCGTCTCGCTCACGATCGACAAGGGCTCGTGCCTGGCCGTCGTGGGCGAATCCGGTTCGGGCAAAACCACCCTCGCGCGCATCATCGTGGGGCTCGAAACTCCCGACTCCGGCGAGGTGTCTGTCAACGGTGAGCCCGTCGCCCCGCGCGCGAACCGCAAGGAACTGCGGCGCCGGGCCCGCGACATCCAAATGGTGTTTCAGGACCCGCAAAGTTCGTTGAACCGTCGGCTGCCCGTGCGGGTTGCCGTTGACGAGGTTCTGCGTGCCCACGCCGATCTCAGCGGTCCCGCCCGACGCGAACGCTGTGCCGAGCTATTCACGCTCGTGGGGCTTGAAACACGATTCATGGATGCCCTGCCGAGCGAACTGTCCGGCGGCCAGAAACAGCGCGTGGCTATCGCTCGCGCGCTGGCCGCCAACCCCTCGGTCATCGTGCTCGATGAGTCGGTCGCGGCGCTCGACGTAACAGTGCAGGCGCAAATCTTGGAGCTCCTAGCCGAGCTGCGCGTCTCGCAGGGGCTCACCTACCTCTTCATCACTCACGACCTCTCTGTCGTGCAGATGATCGCTGACCAGGTGGTCGTGATGCGCAAGGGAACCATCGTTGAACGCGGAACGACCACCGAAGTGCTCACCGCACCCCAGCATCCGTACACCCGCCTATTGCTCGCCTGCGCTCCGCGCCCGGGCTGGAAACCACAACGCGGAATGATCGCCAAGCTTCGAGAAGAGATCGCTTCATGA
- a CDS encoding ABC transporter ATP-binding protein, with protein MLDITSLSLTIGADRQILRDVSLAVATGEAVGLVGESGSGKSMTLRSILQIEPTGSEVTGSITLDDVDVRALRGEELRRMRANDVSMIAQNPHAVLNPVLPVERYLIEGMHDAQGQPTRTARLRAGELLEQVGIDAVERVLRSYPHQLSGGMLQRVVIAGAIAGKPRLMLADEPTTALDVTTQAEVMAILDECRHELGMAMLFVTHDLDLAAAVCDRIAVMKDGEIVEIGLPEQLRDNPQHPYTRSLMESRPAGITWTLEGDTTP; from the coding sequence ATGCTCGATATCACCAGCCTCTCACTCACGATCGGCGCTGACCGCCAGATTCTGCGCGATGTCTCCCTTGCTGTCGCCACCGGAGAAGCCGTCGGACTCGTCGGCGAATCCGGCAGCGGCAAGTCGATGACCCTGCGCTCAATTCTGCAGATCGAGCCCACCGGCTCCGAAGTCACCGGCTCCATCACCCTCGACGACGTCGACGTTCGCGCCCTCCGTGGCGAAGAACTGCGGCGGATGCGGGCCAACGATGTTTCGATGATCGCCCAGAATCCACACGCGGTTCTCAATCCTGTCCTGCCCGTCGAGCGCTACCTCATCGAGGGAATGCACGACGCTCAAGGCCAGCCCACTCGCACCGCTCGGCTGCGGGCCGGCGAACTGCTCGAGCAAGTCGGCATCGATGCCGTGGAGCGCGTACTGCGTTCCTACCCGCACCAGTTGTCGGGCGGCATGCTGCAGCGCGTCGTCATCGCCGGAGCGATCGCGGGCAAGCCGCGGCTCATGCTCGCCGACGAACCCACCACCGCCCTCGACGTCACCACCCAAGCTGAAGTGATGGCCATTCTCGACGAGTGCCGCCACGAGCTCGGCATGGCCATGCTCTTCGTCACCCACGACCTCGACCTCGCCGCCGCCGTGTGCGACCGCATCGCCGTCATGAAAGATGGCGAAATCGTGGAAATCGGGCTACCGGAGCAGCTTCGCGACAACCCCCAGCATCCGTACACGCGCTCCCTGATGGAATCGCGCCCCGCGGGAATCACCTGGACTCTGGAAGGCGACACGACACCATGA
- a CDS encoding ABC transporter permease: MKQFAERMGTLGLIACGIILVVVLGALLAPIIAPYDPTIGSVTQRYQGMSAEHWFGTDQAGRDIFSRLVWGARSSLTGPLIVVVITAIFGTGIALTAVWFGGFVDSALSRLLDLLFAFPNLLLAMLAIAVFGPSLTTAALALAVAYIPYSARVVRSMAMRERNLPYIRSPELQGIPGAVITVRHLLPNVAPLIVTGATINFGFAMIELAALSFLGLGVQPPAADWGLMVSNGQQSLLNGYPAESVLAGLSIVITVAAVGYVGERLGGRAAAGRKA; this comes from the coding sequence ATGAAACAATTCGCTGAACGAATGGGAACGCTGGGGCTCATTGCCTGCGGCATCATCCTCGTGGTGGTTCTCGGCGCGCTCCTCGCCCCGATCATTGCCCCCTACGATCCGACCATCGGATCCGTCACCCAGCGCTACCAAGGCATGTCTGCCGAGCACTGGTTCGGCACCGACCAGGCCGGCCGCGACATCTTCTCGCGACTGGTGTGGGGAGCTCGCTCGAGCTTGACCGGGCCGCTCATCGTCGTGGTCATCACCGCTATCTTCGGTACCGGCATCGCGCTCACCGCGGTCTGGTTTGGTGGCTTCGTCGACTCGGCGCTCAGCCGCCTTCTCGACCTGCTCTTCGCATTCCCGAACCTGCTGCTCGCGATGCTCGCGATTGCGGTCTTCGGCCCGAGCCTCACCACGGCGGCACTCGCACTGGCGGTTGCGTATATTCCGTATTCGGCACGTGTGGTGCGCAGCATGGCAATGCGCGAACGCAACCTGCCGTACATCCGCTCCCCTGAACTCCAGGGAATCCCCGGCGCCGTCATCACCGTGCGTCACCTCTTGCCCAATGTTGCCCCGCTCATTGTTACGGGTGCCACCATCAACTTTGGTTTCGCCATGATCGAGCTCGCCGCACTGTCGTTCCTCGGTTTGGGTGTTCAACCGCCCGCAGCTGACTGGGGACTCATGGTGTCGAACGGTCAACAATCGCTGCTCAACGGCTACCCCGCCGAGAGCGTGCTCGCGGGCCTCAGCATCGTGATCACCGTGGCAGCAGTCGGCTATGTCGGCGAACGACTCGGCGGCCGTGCCGCTGCAGGGAGGAAAGCCTGA
- a CDS encoding ABC transporter permease, which produces MTFILRRLAALIGVLIASSFLVFAAMYAAPGSPENFLVQGRTVSPEVLAAIRAQYSLDDPFLVRFWNWFINVLQGDFGRSLANQQDVGDLLAGRLPTTLMLVSLAAIIIIVLGVGLGIVAGTKGGIVDKVVLLGSNLGFAIPTFFAALILMSIFSVGLGWFPVFGSGDGFFDRIWHLTLPALALALPSAAVVARITRTSIREERDSEHSVMARARGVAEGLVMRRHVIRNSMLPVSTIVGVHIAGLIAGSFVVEYAFTLDGIGTLLVDAVQRKDFAVVQAIAIVLVAAFGVINLLVDLLYASIDPRVKVQQTR; this is translated from the coding sequence GTGACTTTCATCCTTCGACGACTGGCGGCCCTCATCGGGGTCCTCATCGCCTCCAGCTTTCTTGTTTTTGCCGCCATGTATGCGGCTCCGGGCAGCCCCGAGAACTTTCTGGTTCAGGGTCGAACCGTCAGTCCCGAGGTGCTCGCTGCGATTCGCGCCCAGTACTCCCTCGACGATCCCTTCCTCGTGCGTTTCTGGAACTGGTTCATCAACGTTCTTCAGGGTGACTTCGGTCGCTCGCTCGCCAACCAGCAGGATGTCGGCGACCTCCTCGCCGGGCGCCTCCCGACCACGCTCATGCTGGTCTCCCTTGCCGCCATCATCATCATCGTGTTGGGCGTCGGTCTCGGCATCGTTGCCGGCACCAAGGGCGGCATCGTCGACAAGGTAGTGCTGCTCGGCTCCAACCTCGGCTTCGCCATCCCTACCTTCTTCGCCGCTCTCATCCTGATGAGCATCTTCAGCGTGGGCCTCGGCTGGTTCCCCGTCTTCGGCTCGGGTGACGGTTTCTTCGACCGCATCTGGCACCTCACCCTTCCGGCACTCGCCCTCGCCCTGCCGTCGGCGGCAGTGGTAGCGCGAATCACGCGCACCTCCATTCGCGAAGAGCGCGACTCCGAACACTCGGTAATGGCTCGCGCCCGCGGCGTTGCCGAGGGCCTCGTCATGCGCCGCCACGTCATCCGCAACTCGATGCTGCCGGTCAGCACGATCGTCGGCGTTCACATTGCGGGCCTCATCGCCGGTTCGTTCGTCGTGGAGTACGCCTTCACGCTCGACGGCATCGGCACCCTGCTCGTCGACGCCGTGCAGCGCAAAGACTTCGCGGTCGTTCAAGCCATCGCGATTGTGCTCGTTGCTGCTTTCGGTGTGATCAACCTTCTCGTTGACCTCCTCTATGCCTCCATCGATCCGCGAGTGAAAGTGCAGCAGACCCGATGA
- a CDS encoding ABC transporter substrate-binding protein: protein MKKQAIAIGSILAIALTGCAAGTSGGSSSSIDTNDLLTTTPAATGELDLVTWNLPFGEPASIDPIKSFNYPENTVVANLCEGLMQLQPDFSIEPGLAEKLETPDDLTYIYTIRQGVEFWDGAEMTADDVVFSLGRHADANEGSYWAGGLISNIASVEKTDDWEVTVTLTEPDATFNSYMVTPAGTIVQQAHREAAGDSYGNPTGQVMCTGPYSVGEWDQGQSISLIKNENYWNTAKQAKTTQVDINFIVDSASIATALDTGAIDGSYDVPLGALPTLEKSEAGTLYLGNSLQLVAIIGTGNGAFADPAVRQALMMATDRDAIAATVFEGTASASRSLVPNNGWAYGDSEFTAGRDDLAETAIDIEGAKKVLENATVDITQPISIVYPSERTYYADIISEIANGAREIGLTVEPEGVPSAQFGAFFSDPAAREGHDAFVTYNYMDVPDPLSFLRAIVGTDGSQNYSEYSNPEIDSLLSEAAAATDDGERALLVNQVQEAAMEDLPWIPIVDPAVRLFMKDGVTGAPASFVYLYYPWAADLGASGE, encoded by the coding sequence ATGAAGAAACAAGCAATCGCGATCGGCAGCATTCTTGCCATCGCGCTGACTGGCTGTGCCGCGGGCACCAGCGGCGGCAGCTCATCCAGCATCGATACCAACGACCTTCTCACCACGACTCCCGCAGCCACAGGCGAGCTCGACCTGGTGACCTGGAACCTCCCCTTCGGAGAGCCAGCGTCGATTGACCCCATCAAGTCGTTCAACTATCCCGAGAACACCGTCGTCGCCAACCTGTGTGAAGGCCTCATGCAGTTGCAGCCCGACTTTTCAATTGAGCCGGGGCTGGCCGAAAAGCTCGAAACCCCCGACGACCTCACCTACATTTACACCATCCGTCAGGGCGTCGAGTTCTGGGATGGCGCCGAAATGACCGCCGACGACGTCGTGTTCAGCTTGGGTCGCCACGCGGATGCCAACGAAGGCAGCTACTGGGCCGGCGGCCTCATCAGCAACATCGCTTCGGTCGAGAAGACGGATGACTGGGAAGTCACCGTGACGCTCACCGAGCCTGATGCCACCTTCAACTCCTACATGGTCACTCCCGCGGGAACCATCGTGCAGCAAGCGCACCGCGAAGCTGCCGGCGATAGCTACGGAAACCCCACCGGGCAGGTCATGTGCACCGGGCCATACTCGGTAGGCGAATGGGATCAGGGTCAGTCGATCTCGCTCATCAAGAACGAGAACTACTGGAACACCGCCAAGCAGGCCAAGACCACTCAGGTCGACATCAACTTCATCGTCGACTCCGCGTCGATCGCGACCGCGCTCGACACCGGCGCGATCGACGGTTCGTACGATGTTCCGCTCGGAGCACTGCCGACGCTGGAGAAATCCGAAGCCGGAACGCTCTACCTCGGCAACTCGCTTCAGCTCGTCGCCATCATCGGCACCGGAAACGGCGCTTTTGCTGACCCCGCAGTTCGTCAGGCTCTCATGATGGCCACCGACCGGGATGCCATCGCCGCGACGGTCTTCGAGGGCACGGCTTCCGCCTCCCGCTCACTCGTCCCCAACAATGGTTGGGCTTACGGCGACAGCGAGTTCACGGCAGGTCGCGATGACCTCGCCGAAACCGCGATCGACATCGAAGGAGCCAAGAAGGTTCTCGAGAACGCCACGGTTGACATCACTCAGCCGATCTCGATCGTGTACCCCTCCGAGCGCACCTACTACGCCGACATCATTTCGGAAATCGCCAATGGTGCTCGCGAAATCGGGCTCACGGTTGAACCCGAAGGTGTTCCCAGCGCACAGTTCGGTGCCTTCTTCTCCGACCCCGCCGCACGTGAAGGTCACGACGCTTTCGTCACCTACAACTACATGGATGTGCCGGATCCGCTCTCGTTCCTGCGCGCGATTGTTGGCACCGACGGTTCGCAGAACTACAGCGAATACAGCAACCCCGAGATCGACTCGCTCCTAAGCGAAGCCGCAGCAGCCACCGACGACGGCGAGCGCGCCCTGCTCGTCAACCAGGTTCAAGAAGCTGCCATGGAAGACCTTCCGTGGATCCCGATCGTTGACCCCGCCGTTCGACTCTTCATGAAGGATGGCGTGACGGGTGCTCCGGCATCCTTCGTCTACCTGTACTACCCCTGGGCTGCCGACCTCGGCGCTTCGGGCGAATAG
- a CDS encoding LacI family DNA-binding transcriptional regulator: MSTARGRRRSTIHDVARHAGVSITTVSHSLNGKGVVAKATRQRVIEVAAELGYSADAIARGLRSNRLGLLGLVIRPLDTLGSYQPEGVDYFLRFAGAAAVEALDCGYGLVLMRDPTAGNAPGIALAADGFIISDPLAGDPVIDLLTRNAIPLVAVGRDVERPDFTAWLGGGTLHNVDSVIAHLSERGAQRIALVTGTDPNSWNADSESSYREWAAGRKQAPIVYNQDERLGEEGGREIAEELLASDAPLPDAIYCLTGRHAAGIQAGLQAAGHRIPEDVMIVAGSDSEQTRNSAPPITSVDLAPEATAKAAVVYLVALLEAADDDQPSPPEIEYEIRERASTQRG; the protein is encoded by the coding sequence GTGAGTACAGCGAGAGGGCGACGACGATCAACCATCCACGATGTGGCGAGGCACGCCGGGGTCTCCATCACCACGGTGTCGCACTCCCTCAACGGCAAAGGAGTGGTCGCCAAAGCCACGCGCCAACGGGTCATCGAGGTCGCCGCCGAGCTGGGCTATAGCGCGGATGCCATCGCGCGCGGTCTGCGCAGCAACCGGCTTGGATTGCTCGGCCTCGTCATCCGCCCCCTCGACACTCTCGGCTCGTATCAGCCCGAGGGAGTTGACTACTTTCTGCGGTTCGCCGGAGCTGCAGCGGTGGAAGCCTTGGACTGCGGTTACGGCCTTGTGCTCATGCGCGACCCCACCGCCGGTAACGCCCCCGGCATCGCGCTTGCGGCCGACGGTTTCATCATTTCTGACCCGCTCGCCGGCGACCCAGTGATCGATTTGCTCACGCGAAACGCGATCCCGCTTGTTGCGGTGGGGCGCGATGTTGAGCGGCCCGACTTCACCGCCTGGCTCGGTGGCGGCACACTGCACAATGTCGACAGCGTCATCGCGCACCTCAGCGAACGCGGGGCTCAGCGCATCGCTCTCGTCACGGGAACTGACCCCAACTCGTGGAACGCCGACAGCGAGAGTTCGTATCGCGAATGGGCGGCTGGCCGTAAGCAGGCGCCCATTGTTTACAACCAAGACGAGCGACTGGGCGAGGAGGGCGGTCGCGAGATTGCCGAGGAGCTGCTGGCTTCGGATGCGCCACTACCGGATGCGATCTACTGCCTCACGGGGCGGCATGCGGCCGGTATTCAGGCCGGGCTGCAGGCCGCGGGGCATCGCATTCCGGAGGACGTAATGATCGTCGCCGGCTCCGACTCGGAGCAGACCCGCAACAGTGCCCCGCCGATCACGTCGGTCGATCTTGCGCCCGAAGCGACGGCAAAAGCTGCCGTCGTGTACCTCGTGGCGTTGCTCGAAGCCGCCGACGACGACCAGCCGTCGCCGCCCGAGATCGAGTATGAGATTCGCGAGCGGGCGTCGACGCAGCGGGGTTAG
- a CDS encoding FAD-dependent oxidoreductase, which translates to MTDFASAPTVDPAAALFDTIVVGAGVSGLTAARFLAQSGQRVLVLEARDRTGGRTHTEHSGDVATDRGASWIHGVDDNPLTDIVNAFGMRTVEFTVGSYQPTGRPIAYYSPTGERLSDDAVAQFADDVSTFDAHLATAVQASTLGSNYEQAADAALSTLGWNPDRAERVREFVLHRSEEQYGVHAGLLDAHGLDDDTVDGDEVVFPHGYDELATNLAAGLDVRLEHVVTGIRWSKQGATVATAHGEFAADRVVVTVPIGVLKSGDLAFEPALPEWLTHAIDGFEMNNFEKVFLRFPTRFWDENVYAIRQQGEAGKWWHSWYDLTDLHGVPTLLTFAAGPSAIEARDWSDEKISSSVLDALRGLYGERVEHPDDVLVTRWQDDPYSYGSYAYMTPGSTPDDHDLMATPVENVLHFAGEATWTDDPATVTAALRSGHRAAENILGTELSFDGLVAPL; encoded by the coding sequence ATGACCGACTTCGCTAGCGCGCCCACCGTCGACCCCGCCGCAGCACTCTTCGACACGATCGTGGTCGGCGCCGGAGTCTCCGGCCTCACCGCGGCACGCTTTCTCGCCCAGTCCGGCCAGCGCGTGCTCGTGCTCGAAGCCCGCGACCGCACCGGTGGCCGCACCCACACCGAACACTCAGGCGACGTTGCCACCGACCGCGGAGCATCCTGGATTCACGGCGTCGACGACAACCCCCTCACCGACATCGTCAACGCCTTCGGCATGCGCACGGTCGAGTTCACGGTCGGCAGCTACCAGCCCACCGGCCGCCCCATCGCGTATTACAGTCCCACCGGCGAGCGCCTCAGCGACGACGCTGTCGCCCAGTTCGCGGATGACGTGAGCACCTTCGACGCGCACCTTGCGACGGCGGTGCAGGCTTCCACTCTCGGCTCAAACTATGAGCAGGCGGCCGACGCCGCGCTTTCCACCCTCGGCTGGAACCCCGATCGGGCGGAGCGCGTGCGCGAGTTCGTGCTGCACCGCTCCGAGGAGCAGTACGGCGTGCACGCCGGGTTGCTCGATGCACACGGCCTCGACGATGACACGGTCGACGGCGACGAGGTGGTGTTCCCCCACGGTTACGACGAGCTGGCAACGAATCTTGCGGCGGGGCTCGACGTGCGTCTCGAGCATGTAGTCACCGGCATCCGCTGGTCGAAGCAGGGCGCCACGGTCGCTACAGCGCACGGCGAGTTCGCCGCAGACCGCGTTGTCGTAACGGTGCCGATTGGGGTGCTCAAGAGCGGCGATCTTGCGTTCGAGCCGGCACTACCCGAGTGGCTCACCCACGCCATTGATGGCTTCGAGATGAACAACTTTGAGAAAGTTTTCCTGCGCTTCCCCACTCGCTTTTGGGACGAGAACGTCTATGCGATTCGCCAGCAGGGCGAGGCAGGCAAGTGGTGGCACTCCTGGTACGACCTCACCGATCTGCACGGCGTTCCCACTCTGCTCACCTTCGCGGCCGGCCCCAGCGCCATCGAGGCGCGTGACTGGAGCGACGAGAAGATCAGCTCCTCCGTGCTCGATGCCCTGCGCGGCCTCTACGGCGAGCGCGTTGAGCACCCCGACGACGTGCTCGTAACGCGCTGGCAAGACGATCCCTACTCGTACGGGTCGTATGCCTACATGACCCCGGGATCCACGCCGGACGACCACGACCTGATGGCCACACCGGTCGAGAACGTGCTGCACTTTGCCGGCGAAGCAACCTGGACGGATGACCCCGCCACCGTCACCGCGGCGCTGCGCTCCGGTCACCGCGCCGCCGAGAACATTCTCGGAACTGAGCTCTCGTTCGACGGATTGGTTGCGCCGCTCTAG
- a CDS encoding ATP-binding cassette domain-containing protein, protein MVSLSARGVTVQYKGTPFPQVQNFNLELDDGVLAIVGRNGAGKSTLLRALVGIQKVDAGKLEVLGIDLRSAGSKHDLLTRIGFLPQDFGYVPSFTVEEFVQYGAWLKRLPRRAISAAACEAIDQVGLGSARKTRVGKLSGGMRRRAGIAQAIVHSPDLLILDEPTSGLDPEQRINFRELIRSIQTDRCIILSSHLVEDVRALASRVLVLDQGKNLFEGTVPELEHKELPDSPGDSALERGYTSVIGPQRVGDQ, encoded by the coding sequence GTGGTTTCCCTCAGCGCTCGGGGTGTAACAGTTCAGTACAAAGGGACCCCTTTCCCGCAAGTCCAGAACTTTAACCTTGAATTAGATGATGGAGTTCTTGCGATCGTCGGCCGCAATGGCGCAGGAAAGTCAACCTTGCTGAGGGCTCTCGTGGGTATCCAGAAGGTCGATGCCGGCAAGCTAGAAGTTCTCGGCATCGACCTTCGATCGGCTGGATCAAAACACGACTTACTTACCCGAATCGGCTTTCTTCCCCAAGACTTTGGATATGTTCCAAGCTTTACTGTTGAAGAATTTGTCCAGTACGGAGCTTGGCTCAAACGGCTTCCTCGAAGAGCCATTTCAGCGGCCGCGTGTGAAGCCATCGACCAAGTAGGTCTCGGTTCGGCACGCAAAACCAGAGTCGGAAAGTTGTCTGGCGGCATGAGACGCCGAGCCGGAATCGCTCAAGCAATCGTTCATTCGCCAGATCTGTTGATCCTCGATGAACCGACTTCTGGGCTGGATCCAGAGCAACGGATAAACTTTCGTGAGCTAATTCGATCGATCCAAACCGACCGCTGCATTATTCTGAGTTCTCACCTTGTCGAGGACGTGCGAGCGCTCGCCTCTCGAGTGCTCGTACTGGATCAAGGGAAGAACCTATTCGAAGGGACAGTTCCGGAGCTCGAACACAAGGAACTGCCAGACTCCCCGGGTGATTCAGCGCTCGAACGCGGCTACACAAGTGTCATAGGACCGCAACGAGTTGGAGACCAATGA
- a CDS encoding metal ABC transporter substrate-binding protein translates to MGMRAATGRRRATRMTTIAAAASALLLGLAGCTAVSDAGATTDPNDDRPVVLTTFTVLADIAENVAGDNLRVESITKVGAEIHGYEPTPGDIAKAAEADLILDNGLNLEVWFAQFVDGLDVPHVVVSDGVEPIDITEDAYAGLPNPHAWMSPLNAQIYVDNMEAAFAELDPDNAADYAANAEAYKAELQLVNDELTTELAELPASQRALVSCEGAFSYLARDAGLSEHYLWAVNAEQQSTPRQIASVIEFVRDNDVPAVFCESTVSDRAMQQVVEATDASFGGTLYVDSLSEEGGPVPTYLELLRHDAETIIAGLTGASQ, encoded by the coding sequence ATGGGAATGAGAGCTGCAACAGGGCGCCGACGCGCCACGCGCATGACGACGATTGCCGCTGCGGCATCCGCCCTTCTGCTCGGACTCGCTGGCTGCACCGCGGTGTCGGATGCGGGCGCCACGACTGACCCGAACGACGATCGCCCCGTCGTGCTCACCACGTTCACGGTGCTCGCCGATATCGCCGAGAACGTGGCCGGCGACAACCTGCGGGTGGAATCCATCACCAAGGTGGGCGCCGAGATTCACGGCTATGAGCCCACGCCCGGCGACATCGCCAAAGCGGCCGAAGCTGACCTGATTCTCGACAACGGGCTCAATCTCGAGGTGTGGTTCGCGCAGTTCGTCGATGGTCTCGACGTTCCCCACGTTGTGGTGTCTGACGGGGTGGAACCGATCGATATCACCGAGGATGCCTACGCTGGTTTGCCCAACCCGCACGCGTGGATGAGCCCCCTCAACGCACAAATCTACGTCGACAATATGGAGGCCGCGTTCGCCGAACTCGACCCCGATAATGCCGCCGACTACGCCGCCAATGCTGAGGCGTACAAAGCCGAACTACAGCTCGTGAACGATGAGCTCACGACCGAACTCGCCGAGTTGCCGGCCTCGCAGCGCGCTCTCGTCTCGTGCGAAGGAGCGTTCTCTTACCTGGCACGCGACGCTGGGCTGAGCGAGCACTACCTGTGGGCGGTCAACGCTGAGCAGCAGTCGACCCCGCGCCAGATTGCGTCGGTGATCGAATTCGTGAGAGACAACGATGTGCCCGCCGTCTTCTGCGAATCCACGGTCTCTGACCGCGCCATGCAGCAGGTCGTCGAAGCAACCGACGCCAGCTTCGGCGGAACCCTCTACGTTGATTCGCTGTCGGAGGAAGGTGGCCCCGTGCCGACCTACCTCGAGCTGCTGCGCCACGACGCCGAGACCATCATCGCCGGGTTGACCGGGGCGTCCCAATGA